In Zingiber officinale cultivar Zhangliang chromosome 8B, Zo_v1.1, whole genome shotgun sequence, a single genomic region encodes these proteins:
- the LOC122013634 gene encoding agmatine hydroxycinnamoyltransferase 1-like: MEVRVKSWRLVKPIDCHPPPSTDRLHIVPLTVFDKVTTNFHAAVIYLFRPPHAPTSNCHLERGLAEALSAYREFAGRFAADDDGNPVIVLNDAGVLFVEATADFPLPFEPSPASLRFLPSNDGGDTGDALARVQLTRFACGSLAIGFSSHHGVADGHATGNFLVAWGLACRGIPFPSPFRDRSVVAVPRDPPEIRFDHRNTEYYFNADNDGDSFPKDDDVEMIKVHFTPEFVADLKTESGAPTAFEAVVAQLWRAATRARGLGEGTTTHLMISIDGRRQTSPPLPGEYFGNLVLWAVPHAAASDLVAQPLRHSASIIREEVAKIDSGYFQSFVDFASSGAVEAEKLVPAAVNGEAAIWPGLDVASWLRLPFSEVDFGGGPPSMVMPPYVAMEGLVVILPGGDGGVDAYVNMFDRFADDFRRYSHCF; the protein is encoded by the coding sequence ATGGAGGTGAGAGTGAAGAGCTGGAGGCTCGTCAAACCAATCGACTGCCATCCGCCTCCTTCGACTGATCGTCTCCACATCGTTCCCCTGACCGTCTTCGACAAGGTGACCACGAACTTCCACGCCGCCGTCATCTACCTCTTCCGCCCGCCGCATGCGCCGACCTCCAATTGCCACTTGGAGCGCGGCCTCGCGGAGGCCCTGTCCGCCTATAGGGAGTTCGCCGGGAGGTTTGCCGCCGACGATGACGGCAACCCCGTCATCGTCCTCAACGATGCCGGCGTGCTTTTCGTCGAGGCGACGGCAGACTTTCCCCTCCCGTTCGAACCGTCCCCTGCTTCGCTGCGCTTCCTCCCGAGCAATGACGGCGGTGATACTGGAGATGCTTTGGCGCGTGTCCAACTGACACGGTTCGCGTGTGGCTCCTTGGCTATCGGGTTCTCGTCGCACCACGGCGTCGCCGACGGGCACGCCACTGGCAATTTTTTAGTCGCGTGGGGGCTCGCTTGCAGGGGGATTCCGTTCCCGTCGCCGTTCCGCGACAGGTCCGTTGTCGCTGTTCCGCGTGACCCTCCGGAAATCCGGTTCGATCACCGGAACACGGAATACTACTTCAACGCCGACAACGATGGTGACAGTTTCCCAAAAGACGACGATGTCGAGATGATCAAGGTTCACTTCACGCCGGAATTCGTCGCCGATCTCAAAACAGAGTCTGGGGCGCCCACCGCATTCGAGGCCGTGGTGGCGCAGCTGTGGCGGGCGGCGACGAGGGCTCGCGGGCTCGGCGAAGGAACGACCACCCACTTGATGATCTCGATCGACGGCCGGAGGCAGACGAGCCCTCCTCTCCCTGGCGAGTACTTCGGCAACCTGGTCCTCTGGGCTGTGCCCCACGCCGCCGCCAGCGATCTCGTCGCCCAGCCGCTGCGCCACTCGGCGTCAATAATTCGCGAAGAGGTCGCCAAGATCGACTCCGGGTACTTCCAGTCGTTCGTGGACTTCGCGAGCTCGGGGGCGGTGGAGGCGGAGAAGCTGGTACCGGCGGCGGTGAATGGAGAGGCGGCAATATGGCCAGGACTGGACGTGGCGAGCTGGCTGAGGCTGCCATTCTCCGAGGTGGATTTCGGCGGAGGACCCCCGTCCATGGTGATGCCGCCTTACGTGGCGATGGAGGGGCTGGTGGTGATTTTGCCCGGCGGAGACGGCGGCGTCGACGCGTACGTCAACATGTTCGACCGATTCGCTGACGATTTCCGGCGGTATTCCCActgtttttaa